The proteins below are encoded in one region of Syntrophotalea carbinolica DSM 2380:
- a CDS encoding CBS domain-containing protein, protein MQVGEVCNRDVVIIDRNDPISNAAKLMRHHHVGNVVVVEERGDERFPVGMLTDRDLVVEVLANEVAPESMLVADVMSFDLISVKEEESMLDAIKRMRDKGIRRMPVITAAGALAGIITMDDLLDLIAEQLADLVVLVGREQRRESDRQP, encoded by the coding sequence ATGCAGGTTGGAGAAGTATGTAACCGCGATGTTGTCATTATCGATCGCAATGATCCCATTTCCAATGCCGCCAAGCTGATGCGTCATCATCATGTGGGTAATGTGGTGGTGGTAGAAGAACGCGGCGACGAGCGGTTCCCCGTCGGCATGCTCACCGACCGGGACCTGGTAGTGGAGGTTCTGGCCAACGAGGTGGCCCCGGAATCCATGCTGGTGGCAGATGTCATGAGCTTCGACCTGATCAGCGTCAAGGAGGAGGAGAGCATGCTGGACGCTATCAAGCGCATGCGCGATAAAGGGATACGACGCATGCCTGTCATCACCGCTGCGGGCGCTCTGGCGGGTATCATCACCATGGACGATCTGCTCGATCTGATCGCCGAGCAACTGGCCGACCTCGTGGTGCTGGTGGGGCGGGAGCAGCGGCGCGAATCGGATCGCCAACCCTGA
- a CDS encoding DUF3793 family protein — protein sequence MPLKSDQMKPREVFWRRVGKKVRDDRSCMAAFLALHSAEVLEGVKPANLMTMHDREHTCGRNLYRLWETHAEDLLGVSGFKAKVLSDCGRRRLVLLYSPLLLDELLRRPNVRNFLHKAGYPAFDKTEQALDELRQRVKHEDFPHEIGLFLGYPLKDVAGFMGWAAIPFSSNGPWRIYGEPSRSLGLANCHKACRSRMAQRLDGGCDPTLCLCPGRGMGCCPAPDLADTAGEPVAELIAC from the coding sequence ATGCCATTAAAATCCGATCAGATGAAACCCAGAGAAGTTTTCTGGCGAAGGGTGGGTAAAAAGGTCAGGGATGATCGTTCCTGCATGGCAGCCTTTTTGGCGTTGCATTCGGCGGAGGTCCTGGAAGGAGTCAAGCCGGCCAATCTGATGACCATGCATGATCGCGAGCATACCTGCGGGCGGAATCTCTATCGATTATGGGAAACCCATGCCGAAGATTTGCTGGGGGTCAGCGGTTTTAAAGCCAAGGTGTTGAGCGATTGCGGACGTCGGCGCCTGGTGCTTCTTTACAGCCCGTTGCTGCTGGATGAACTTCTGCGCCGGCCGAACGTACGCAATTTTTTGCACAAGGCGGGATACCCGGCCTTCGATAAGACGGAACAGGCGCTGGATGAGTTGCGGCAGCGGGTGAAACATGAGGATTTTCCCCATGAGATCGGCCTGTTTCTGGGCTACCCGCTCAAGGATGTCGCCGGTTTCATGGGCTGGGCGGCCATTCCTTTCAGCAGCAACGGGCCATGGCGTATATACGGCGAACCGTCCCGTAGCCTGGGGTTGGCCAACTGCCACAAGGCCTGTCGCAGTCGCATGGCGCAACGTCTGGACGGCGGTTGTGACCCGACTCTGTGTTTGTGTCCCGGACGTGGGATGGGGTGCTGCCCGGCTCCGGATCTGGCAGATACAGCCGGTGAGCCTGTGGCGGAGCTGATCGCTTGTTGA
- a CDS encoding NADH:flavin oxidoreductase has product MSKLFSPAVIGGMALRNRTVRSATWEGMAADDGAATPELIDLMASLARNDVGLVITGHAFVSSEGQAGPWQLGVHDDSMLEGLTAMAGAVHAQGGRIALQIAHAGCYGAHELSGQEAMGPSAMDGSKAPVCHAMTAADIRRVVEAFAAAALRAKKAGFDAVQIHAAHGYLLSEFLSPYFNQRTDEYGGPVENRAKLVLEVLQAVRKAVGPDYPVLIKLNSEDFVEGGVTVEDMLKVAERLQQAGIDAVEMSGGTIYASGDMSSLRPGRLDTPDTEVFYRKAAELFKQRLTVPLILVGGILSYEVAETLLTEGTADFIALCRSLIREPDLIRRWHRGDRSKARCLLCNGCLGPIMQGRGPLCILDNRGSDTGGKDSGA; this is encoded by the coding sequence ATGAGCAAACTTTTTTCTCCGGCGGTGATCGGTGGCATGGCCCTGCGCAACCGCACCGTTCGTTCTGCCACCTGGGAAGGCATGGCTGCCGATGATGGCGCCGCCACCCCTGAACTTATCGACCTGATGGCCAGTCTGGCCCGCAACGACGTGGGTCTCGTCATCACCGGTCACGCCTTCGTGAGTTCCGAAGGACAGGCCGGCCCCTGGCAACTCGGTGTTCACGATGACAGCATGCTGGAAGGTCTGACCGCCATGGCCGGTGCGGTGCATGCCCAGGGGGGACGCATCGCCCTGCAGATCGCCCATGCCGGCTGCTACGGCGCGCATGAACTCAGCGGACAGGAGGCCATGGGACCATCGGCCATGGACGGCAGTAAGGCGCCGGTATGCCACGCCATGACCGCGGCGGATATCCGCCGGGTCGTCGAAGCCTTTGCCGCCGCTGCCCTCAGGGCCAAGAAGGCCGGGTTCGACGCGGTACAGATCCATGCCGCCCACGGCTACCTGCTCAGCGAGTTCCTGTCGCCCTATTTCAACCAACGCACGGATGAATACGGCGGGCCGGTGGAAAATCGCGCCAAGCTGGTGCTCGAAGTCCTGCAGGCGGTACGAAAGGCTGTCGGACCGGACTATCCGGTACTGATCAAACTCAATTCGGAGGATTTTGTCGAAGGCGGGGTCACCGTCGAAGACATGTTGAAGGTAGCCGAACGGCTGCAGCAGGCCGGGATCGATGCGGTGGAAATGAGCGGCGGCACCATCTACGCCTCGGGCGATATGAGCTCGCTGCGCCCCGGTCGACTCGACACCCCCGACACGGAGGTTTTCTACCGCAAGGCCGCCGAGCTGTTCAAACAACGCCTGACCGTACCCTTGATCCTGGTGGGCGGCATCCTGTCTTACGAAGTCGCCGAGACGCTGCTGACCGAAGGCACCGCCGATTTCATCGCTCTGTGCCGCAGCCTGATCCGCGAACCGGATCTGATCCGCCGCTGGCACCGGGGCGACCGCAGCAAGGCCCGCTGCCTGCTGTGCAACGGCTGCCTGGGGCCGATCATGCAGGGCCGGGGTCCGCTCTGCATACTGGACAACAGGGGATCTGACACTGGGGGGAAAGACTCGGGGGCATGA
- a CDS encoding LysR family transcriptional regulator → MDSNALKIFLAVAEEGSVSRAAERLHCVQSNVTTRIRKLEADLGAELFHRTRKGMGLSAAGHLLLPYARSVTHLLHEARAALDPSSAPCGPLRLGAMDTAAVVHLPALLAGYHREYPDVDLQLSTGASGEMVQRVLDYSLEGAFVGGRVEHPDIVAEEVLCEELVMVTSSTEPVVDEESVLSVLVYRRGCSCRRKLEEWLKHTRRTPSRVVEMGALDAILGCVGAGMGITMLPRSFVTREPFRSLVHIHAVAPPFDRLPIQLIRRRDVQPSSAMHSFLGMARETLAAKS, encoded by the coding sequence ATGGATTCCAACGCGTTGAAAATTTTTTTGGCGGTTGCCGAGGAGGGGAGTGTCTCCAGGGCCGCCGAGCGTTTGCACTGCGTGCAGTCGAATGTCACCACGCGTATTCGTAAACTTGAAGCGGATTTGGGGGCAGAGCTGTTTCACCGCACGCGCAAGGGGATGGGGCTCTCTGCCGCCGGTCATCTTCTGTTGCCCTACGCACGCTCCGTCACACATCTGCTGCATGAAGCGCGGGCGGCCCTCGACCCTTCCAGCGCGCCGTGTGGGCCTTTGCGCCTCGGTGCCATGGATACGGCGGCCGTGGTGCACCTTCCGGCGTTACTGGCGGGTTATCACCGGGAATATCCGGACGTCGATCTGCAATTGAGCACCGGCGCCAGCGGCGAAATGGTCCAGCGGGTGCTCGATTACTCGTTGGAGGGCGCTTTTGTCGGTGGCCGCGTAGAGCATCCTGACATTGTAGCAGAAGAAGTGCTGTGCGAAGAGCTGGTCATGGTGACCAGTAGTACCGAACCTGTCGTGGATGAGGAGTCGGTATTGTCGGTACTGGTCTATCGCAGAGGCTGTTCCTGTCGCCGCAAGCTCGAAGAATGGCTTAAACACACGAGGCGTACGCCTTCCCGGGTGGTGGAAATGGGAGCCCTCGATGCCATCCTCGGTTGCGTCGGCGCCGGCATGGGGATCACCATGCTGCCCCGCAGTTTCGTAACGCGCGAACCTTTCCGCTCTCTGGTGCATATTCATGCCGTAGCGCCGCCCTTCGATCGCCTGCCGATTCAACTGATTCGCCGTCGCGATGTGCAGCCTTCGTCGGCCATGCATTCTTTTCTCGGGATGGCGCGCGAAACTCTGGCTGCCAAATCTTGA
- a CDS encoding outer membrane protein, producing MLRLRTIFGALVVAVLMSGPVYAGNMMGAEALSDYSGPYIGGFVGHSWADLEYSDSWNPGYDLNADIEGFVGGLYFGHNYMIDNIMLGFEADAGIGDLGEGADKNNSYNDWSAFDIDWDAHLRARAGFVYNTTLFYVAGGLAVAKVAVDDTDSGYGGDNATHFGWTIGAGIEQKITEHLTARIEYLYDDYGSESYSIEDSWWGDTYSADIDLEIHTARLGLAYSF from the coding sequence ATGTTACGCTTGCGCACTATTTTTGGGGCTTTGGTTGTAGCCGTCCTGATGAGCGGGCCGGTATATGCTGGAAATATGATGGGGGCCGAAGCATTGTCTGATTATTCCGGCCCGTACATCGGTGGCTTTGTGGGCCACTCATGGGCCGACTTGGAATATAGTGACTCGTGGAATCCCGGGTATGATCTTAATGCGGATATTGAGGGATTTGTCGGTGGACTTTACTTCGGCCATAACTATATGATCGATAACATTATGTTAGGCTTTGAAGCTGATGCCGGCATTGGTGACCTGGGTGAAGGTGCCGACAAAAATAACTCCTACAATGATTGGTCGGCCTTTGACATTGACTGGGATGCGCATCTTCGAGCACGCGCAGGCTTTGTCTACAACACCACGCTGTTCTATGTTGCCGGTGGTCTGGCCGTTGCGAAGGTTGCCGTTGATGATACGGATTCAGGGTATGGCGGAGACAATGCTACACATTTCGGCTGGACGATTGGCGCTGGCATTGAGCAAAAAATCACCGAGCACCTGACTGCACGGATTGAATATCTTTATGACGACTACGGTAGCGAGAGTTACTCGATTGAAGATTCGTGGTGGGGGGATACATACTCGGCAGATATCGATTTGGAGATTCATACCGCCCGCCTTGGTCTGGCTTATTCATTTTAA
- a CDS encoding glycosyltransferase family 2 protein: MKNAIKSDRTPSETNYAPFKITGITQCKNEWGLVALSIGYALVNHVDEVYVLNDSSTDETHAGLAYLQDIWPGRIHIYNQTEGQFIEEGQINALVGLAQQSEPDWIYFFDADEFLISRNGSSLKDCLGSLPANCHALRYALKNFILPRNFNEQSLSDYLSIEYEAMVDPSVPKESLRKYEEIYKGNLNFFHMPFPSKVIFRNQGWMHLAAGSHDVAYNKDVETLRTDQFYAAHLSWISLERLRRKADLGKTHIVNGYSKKHGWQNQLIYRIAEEDRLEELWERHSLPEPGEPRGCAPTNVKRNRDFQSAIKTTVQILVRSGFNPQNLCQFKTEPIPAAPAPPTDFRFQTLVALMDRQKAAVRSRPSRRKKTNPTMRFFRRLRKSIAKRLPPYVPGSLKKAKS; the protein is encoded by the coding sequence ATGAAAAACGCTATAAAATCCGACAGGACCCCTTCGGAAACCAACTATGCACCTTTTAAAATTACCGGAATCACCCAGTGCAAAAACGAGTGGGGACTGGTCGCTCTGTCCATAGGCTACGCTCTGGTCAATCATGTGGACGAGGTTTACGTCCTCAACGACAGCAGTACCGACGAAACCCACGCCGGTCTGGCATATCTTCAAGACATCTGGCCCGGACGAATCCATATTTACAACCAGACGGAAGGTCAGTTTATCGAGGAGGGCCAAATCAATGCGCTCGTTGGCCTGGCTCAACAGTCCGAACCGGACTGGATCTATTTCTTCGATGCCGACGAATTTCTGATCTCGCGAAATGGCAGTTCCCTGAAGGACTGTCTGGGCAGCCTCCCTGCAAACTGCCATGCTCTGCGCTACGCGTTGAAAAATTTCATTTTACCTCGCAACTTCAACGAACAATCCCTGTCCGATTATTTGAGCATCGAGTATGAAGCCATGGTGGATCCCAGCGTTCCAAAGGAGTCTCTCCGGAAGTACGAGGAAATCTACAAGGGCAACCTCAATTTCTTCCATATGCCCTTTCCTTCCAAAGTCATTTTCCGCAATCAGGGATGGATGCATCTTGCAGCGGGAAGCCATGACGTGGCTTACAACAAAGATGTGGAAACCCTGCGCACCGATCAATTCTACGCTGCCCACCTCTCATGGATCTCCCTGGAACGGCTCCGCCGCAAAGCCGACCTGGGTAAAACGCATATCGTCAACGGTTACTCGAAAAAGCACGGATGGCAGAACCAGCTTATTTACCGGATAGCCGAAGAAGACCGGCTTGAAGAGCTATGGGAGCGGCACTCTCTCCCCGAGCCCGGTGAGCCTCGGGGCTGTGCTCCCACCAATGTGAAGCGCAATCGAGACTTCCAGTCGGCGATCAAGACCACGGTCCAGATCCTGGTTCGGTCGGGATTCAACCCGCAAAACCTCTGCCAGTTCAAAACCGAACCCATCCCGGCGGCCCCTGCGCCCCCCACCGATTTTCGCTTCCAGACCCTCGTCGCCCTTATGGACAGACAAAAAGCCGCTGTACGAAGCCGCCCCAGCCGCCGAAAAAAAACCAATCCCACAATGCGCTTTTTTCGTCGTCTGCGTAAAAGCATCGCCAAACGCCTCCCCCCATACGTTCCCGGTTCGCTCAAGAAGGCAAAGAGTTAA
- a CDS encoding THUMP domain-containing protein, giving the protein MWEFNVLVTMAQDGRYRQMLEELAPHGEFHKTEFHGVALGRVASILQFLETVRSQREERIIAFQDISRVVPLDKVFTFDLDDFLAKACQAIRPYLPQMSEHRFHVRLERRGLKGEIVSPDIEQALDNFILDELADLGHSGHVDFDKPDAVLAIETVGTRCGIGFITRELNDRYPFVHVD; this is encoded by the coding sequence ATGTGGGAATTCAACGTACTTGTCACCATGGCCCAGGATGGCCGCTACCGCCAGATGTTGGAGGAACTCGCCCCTCACGGCGAATTTCACAAAACAGAATTTCACGGCGTGGCTTTGGGGCGGGTCGCCAGCATCCTGCAATTTTTGGAAACGGTCCGAAGTCAGCGTGAAGAGCGGATCATCGCCTTTCAGGATATAAGCCGCGTGGTGCCTCTGGACAAGGTCTTCACCTTCGATCTGGACGATTTTCTCGCCAAAGCCTGTCAGGCCATCCGCCCTTACCTGCCGCAGATGAGCGAACACCGCTTCCATGTGCGCCTCGAACGACGGGGCCTCAAGGGGGAAATCGTCTCGCCCGACATCGAGCAGGCACTGGACAACTTCATCCTCGATGAGCTGGCCGACCTGGGGCATTCCGGCCATGTCGATTTTGACAAGCCCGATGCGGTATTGGCCATCGAAACCGTCGGCACCCGCTGCGGCATCGGCTTCATCACCCGCGAACTAAACGATCGTTATCCCTTTGTGCATGTCGATTGA